One window of Candidatus Tokpelaia hoelldoblerii genomic DNA carries:
- a CDS encoding Citrate:succinate antiporter (bhsal03300), translating to MHIKSNSLWKILAPLITLGVLLLVPVPAGMPPQAWRYFAVFIAMIIGMILEPIPATAISFIAVTVCVIGSQYLLFDASELAQPGFNASKAALKWGLAGFSSTTVWLVFGAFIFALGYEVSGLGRRIALLLVKFMGKRTLTLGYAIVIIDVLLAPFTPSNTARTGGTVFPVIRNLPPLFQSFPNNPSARRIGGYLMWMMIISTSLSSSMFVTGAAPNVVGLGMAKEIGVEISWAHWFLGFLPVGIILLVIAPWLSYILYKPEITHSGEVTDWAGKTLKEMGALSVKETTLIGLVLLSLGLWVFGGRFIDATAVCLLAISLMLVLSVVHWKDVIHYSSAWNTLVNLATLVVMANGLKQSGFLGWFSMTMSAHLRDFSPDATVVVLVLVFYFSHYLFASLTAHTTTLMPVILAIGQSIPGINLQHLCMLLVFSIGIMGCLTPYATGPGVIIYNCGYVKSKDFWRLGAIFGVIFISTLLLVGWPILSLWS from the coding sequence GTGCACATAAAAAGCAATAGTTTATGGAAAATCCTCGCTCCCCTTATCACATTAGGCGTTTTGCTGCTTGTTCCTGTCCCTGCCGGTATGCCGCCGCAGGCATGGCGTTATTTCGCCGTGTTCATCGCCATGATTATCGGCATGATTCTGGAACCGATACCGGCAACCGCCATCAGTTTTATCGCCGTCACGGTCTGCGTTATCGGCAGTCAATACCTGTTATTTGATGCTTCCGAACTGGCGCAGCCCGGTTTTAACGCCAGCAAAGCGGCTCTGAAATGGGGACTGGCAGGGTTTTCCAGCACCACGGTCTGGCTGGTATTCGGCGCCTTTATCTTTGCGCTGGGCTATGAGGTTTCCGGGCTGGGGCGGCGTATCGCCCTGCTTCTGGTGAAATTCATGGGCAAACGCACGCTGACACTGGGCTACGCCATCGTCATCATTGATGTCCTGCTTGCCCCTTTCACCCCTTCCAATACCGCCCGCACCGGCGGTACGGTGTTTCCGGTTATCAGGAATTTGCCGCCGCTGTTCCAATCCTTTCCCAACAATCCGTCCGCCCGCCGTATCGGCGGCTATCTGATGTGGATGATGATTATCAGCACCAGTCTTAGCTCTTCCATGTTTGTCACCGGCGCTGCACCAAACGTGGTGGGCCTGGGAATGGCCAAGGAAATCGGCGTGGAAATCAGCTGGGCGCACTGGTTTCTCGGTTTTCTGCCGGTTGGCATCATTCTGCTGGTGATCGCGCCGTGGCTTTCTTATATCCTTTATAAACCTGAAATAACCCACAGTGGAGAAGTGACAGACTGGGCGGGAAAAACCCTGAAGGAAATGGGGGCGCTCTCGGTCAAGGAGACCACCCTGATCGGCCTTGTGCTGTTAAGTCTTGGATTATGGGTCTTCGGCGGCAGATTTATCGACGCAACTGCCGTCTGCCTTCTGGCAATTTCGTTAATGCTGGTGTTAAGCGTGGTGCATTGGAAAGATGTTATCCATTACAGCAGCGCATGGAACACGCTCGTCAACCTCGCCACGCTGGTTGTCATGGCAAACGGGCTGAAACAGTCAGGTTTCCTTGGCTGGTTTTCCATGACCATGAGCGCTCACCTGAGAGATTTTTCTCCCGATGCCACTGTTGTCGTGCTGGTACTGGTGTTTTACTTCTCGCACTACCTGTTTGCCAGCCTGACCGCCCATACAACAACCCTGATGCCGGTTATTCTGGCCATCGGCCAGAGCATTCCCGGCATCAATCTGCAACATCTGTGCATGCTGCTGGTCTTCTCCATCGGTATTATGGGTTGTCTGACACCCTATGCGACCGGCCCGGGTGTGATTATTTATAATTGCGGCTATGTTAAATCAAAAGATTTCTGGCGTCTTGGCGCAATCTTCGGGGTTATTTTCATCTCGACACTGCTGCTGGTCGGCTGGCCGATCCTGTCGCTGTGGTCCTGA
- a CDS encoding Ribose ABC transport system ATP-binding protein RbsA (bhsal03340), whose protein sequence is MTSVLHLGNISKSFNGVQILDRVSLDLKPGRIHALLGENGAGKSTLMRIISGIYQPDDGAQMLLNGKPYKPASPREAIDAGVAIIHQELNLLPGLSVVENLFLGHEKTTSLNFVDKAAEFVTAQRILDTLKQDISPLATVGDLSIGRQQMLEIARALLFQSDVIIMDEPTDALAERETEILFSVIRNLAAQGKAVVYISHRLGEIFALCDDVSVLRDGAMVYSGEVANLDEETLIHHMVGRTITDQYPHITVEKGATRLVVNTLVAAGVHNVSFQVAAGEILGFGGITGAGRTELAKAIYGASPIHSGSIIIDGVMKTIKKPMQAVQAGLAYVSEDRKHEGLIQAHSISHNMTLGALWRFLKRKFFLSRSHEQQAIADYMDAFAIRAPNAAVAVGTLSGGNQQKVAIAKALMAQPRIVIFDEPTRGVDVGARREIYTMMNDLKQKGMAIILLSSDMPELLGMSDRIAVMAGGRVTGELSRTQATQEAVMTLALKQPA, encoded by the coding sequence ATGACAAGTGTTCTTCATCTCGGCAATATCAGCAAATCTTTTAATGGCGTACAAATCCTCGACCGCGTCAGTCTGGATCTCAAACCCGGACGGATCCATGCGCTTTTAGGGGAAAATGGCGCCGGAAAATCCACCCTGATGCGGATTATCAGCGGTATTTACCAACCTGATGACGGGGCGCAGATGCTGCTAAACGGCAAACCCTATAAACCGGCCTCCCCCCGCGAGGCAATTGATGCCGGTGTTGCCATCATCCATCAGGAGCTGAACCTGCTGCCCGGACTTTCTGTCGTGGAAAACCTGTTTCTCGGGCATGAAAAAACCACATCTTTAAACTTTGTCGACAAAGCGGCGGAATTTGTCACGGCACAAAGAATCCTTGACACTCTCAAACAGGATATATCACCGTTGGCAACTGTAGGTGATTTAAGCATTGGCCGTCAGCAGATGTTAGAAATCGCCCGCGCGCTGCTGTTCCAATCCGATGTTATCATCATGGATGAGCCAACAGATGCGCTCGCCGAGCGCGAAACAGAGATTTTATTTTCCGTTATCCGCAATCTGGCCGCACAGGGCAAGGCGGTTGTCTATATTTCCCACCGTCTGGGCGAAATTTTCGCCCTGTGTGATGATGTCTCCGTTCTGCGTGACGGCGCCATGGTTTACAGCGGCGAAGTGGCCAATCTTGATGAAGAAACTCTCATTCATCATATGGTCGGGCGCACTATTACCGATCAGTACCCCCATATCACGGTTGAAAAAGGCGCAACACGGCTTGTTGTCAACACTCTTGTCGCTGCCGGTGTCCATAATGTTTCTTTTCAGGTCGCCGCCGGTGAAATTCTGGGCTTTGGCGGCATTACCGGCGCTGGACGCACAGAACTCGCCAAGGCGATTTACGGCGCAAGCCCCATTCACAGCGGCTCTATCATAATTGACGGCGTGATGAAAACCATCAAAAAACCCATGCAGGCCGTGCAGGCAGGTCTGGCTTACGTGTCGGAAGACCGCAAGCATGAAGGGCTTATTCAAGCCCACAGTATCAGCCATAATATGACGCTGGGCGCCCTGTGGCGGTTTTTAAAGAGAAAATTTTTTCTCAGCCGCAGCCATGAACAACAGGCAATTGCCGACTATATGGATGCCTTTGCTATCCGCGCGCCGAACGCCGCGGTTGCTGTCGGCACCTTAAGCGGCGGCAACCAGCAGAAAGTGGCTATCGCCAAAGCCCTGATGGCGCAACCGCGCATTGTCATTTTTGATGAGCCGACACGCGGTGTCGATGTCGGCGCGCGGCGCGAAATCTACACCATGATGAATGATTTGAAACAAAAGGGGATGGCGATCATCCTGCTGTCTTCCGATATGCCGGAACTTCTGGGCATGTCCGACCGGATCGCCGTCATGGCGGGCGGGCGTGTGACCGGTGAACTTTCGCGCACCCAGGCAACACAGGAAGCGGTTATGACGCTTGCCCTGAAACAACCGGCTTGA
- a CDS encoding Phosphofructokinase (bhsal03310) has product MTTPSITVFGSINIDMTSRVHALPRAGETLHASHFSIGLGGKGANQAVAASRMGLPVSLAGWVGSDTLGDFARIHLEKTRLDLQGLHVFPQAMTGIASITINEDGENTIIVAGGSNMIITAQDVTQIENVIRQASILMMQLEVPFEAVLRAATIAREAGGMVILDPAPAPAHLPDTLYHLAHIMTPNETETEKLTGIRPTDDATARRAAHVLMERGLETAIIKLGNQGVGFFSADEAGFIPPLQVRTVDSVAAGDSFNAGLATALARNMPLGESVRVAAACGALATTRKGASDAAPSWEEAMTLLEQQPHVRIEKI; this is encoded by the coding sequence ATGACCACACCCTCCATCACCGTTTTCGGCAGTATCAATATCGACATGACCAGCCGCGTGCATGCTTTGCCCCGCGCCGGTGAAACCCTGCACGCCAGCCATTTTTCCATCGGGCTTGGAGGCAAGGGCGCCAATCAGGCAGTTGCCGCCAGCCGGATGGGACTGCCGGTCAGCCTTGCCGGATGGGTCGGCTCTGACACACTGGGCGACTTTGCCCGCATACATCTGGAAAAAACCCGGCTTGATCTGCAAGGTCTGCACGTATTCCCGCAGGCAATGACCGGTATTGCCTCCATCACTATCAATGAAGATGGTGAAAACACCATTATCGTTGCTGGCGGCAGCAATATGATCATTACCGCACAGGATGTAACACAGATAGAAAATGTTATCCGGCAGGCTTCTATTTTGATGATGCAGCTGGAAGTGCCATTTGAAGCAGTCCTGCGCGCTGCAACAATAGCGCGGGAAGCCGGCGGCATGGTAATCCTTGACCCGGCCCCGGCCCCCGCTCACCTGCCGGACACGCTTTATCACCTTGCCCATATCATGACGCCGAATGAGACGGAAACGGAAAAACTCACCGGTATCCGCCCGACAGACGACGCAACCGCCCGCCGCGCTGCCCATGTGCTGATGGAACGCGGGCTGGAAACTGCGATTATCAAGCTTGGCAATCAGGGTGTAGGCTTTTTCTCCGCTGATGAAGCAGGCTTTATTCCGCCACTTCAGGTCAGGACGGTTGACAGTGTTGCGGCAGGCGACAGCTTCAACGCCGGCCTTGCCACCGCACTGGCCCGGAATATGCCGCTTGGGGAAAGCGTGCGTGTGGCTGCAGCCTGCGGCGCCCTGGCAACAACCAGAAAAGGCGCCTCTGACGCCGCCCCCTCATGGGAGGAAGCCATGACATTGCTTGAACAACAGCCGCATGTGCGGATTGAAAAGATATAA
- a CDS encoding Ribose ABC transport system periplasmic ribose-binding protein RbsB (bhsal03320), translating into MKLTRRLLLTLAAATVFSFPGMAAQAAEKIGLVISTLNNPFFVTLKDAAEAQAKDMGYELLVLDSQNNPARELSSTEDILGRSIKVLLINPTDSDAVRNSVIAANRANIPVITLDRLSNGGTVTAHIASDNVAGGEMAAKAIATALGGRGTVIELEGVPGTSAARERGAGFNKTVAAVGLDVIAKQPANFDRTQGLNVTENLLQAHKNVDAVFAQNDEMALGAVRAAQAAGRKLVIVGFDGTADGIAAVKSGVLHATIAQQPAEIGRLGVKTADQLIKGETVANHIPVPLQLITKDSAQ; encoded by the coding sequence ATGAAACTGACACGTCGCCTTCTTCTCACCCTTGCTGCCGCCACCGTTTTTTCTTTCCCAGGCATGGCGGCGCAGGCCGCTGAAAAGATCGGGCTGGTGATTTCAACACTGAACAATCCGTTCTTTGTCACATTGAAAGATGCGGCCGAGGCGCAGGCCAAAGATATGGGCTACGAGCTGCTGGTGCTTGACAGCCAGAATAATCCGGCGCGCGAATTATCCAGCACGGAAGATATTCTTGGCCGCAGCATCAAGGTTCTGCTTATCAATCCGACAGATTCAGACGCAGTGCGCAATTCGGTTATCGCCGCCAACCGGGCGAACATTCCGGTCATCACCCTTGACCGGTTGAGCAATGGCGGCACGGTTACCGCCCATATCGCCTCTGATAACGTTGCCGGCGGCGAAATGGCGGCCAAAGCCATTGCCACCGCGCTTGGCGGCAGGGGAACGGTTATTGAGCTTGAAGGTGTGCCCGGCACCTCCGCTGCCCGTGAACGCGGCGCGGGTTTTAACAAAACGGTGGCGGCAGTCGGCCTTGACGTTATTGCTAAACAACCGGCCAATTTTGACCGTACACAAGGGCTGAATGTGACAGAAAACCTGTTACAGGCGCACAAGAATGTTGATGCGGTTTTTGCCCAGAATGATGAAATGGCTTTGGGAGCTGTCCGCGCCGCACAGGCTGCGGGACGCAAACTCGTCATTGTCGGTTTTGATGGCACGGCTGACGGCATTGCCGCTGTTAAAAGCGGTGTGCTTCACGCCACCATTGCCCAGCAACCGGCAGAAATCGGCCGGCTGGGGGTCAAAACAGCAGATCAGCTTATCAAGGGAGAAACAGTTGCAAACCACATTCCGGTACCGCTGCAGCTGATCACCAAAGACAGCGCACAATAA
- the pncB gene encoding Nicotinate phosphoribosyltransferase (bhsal03360): MARTDIARRVYNHAWKLDPIIRSLLDTDFYKLLMLQMIWGLYRDVDVTFSLINRKKTVRLADEIDEQELRAQLDHARTLRFSKKEMIWLAGNTFYGRKHIFQPEFLEWLQDFQLPDYELTRKNGQYELHFYGPWIYTTMWEIPALAIINELRSRAAMKNMGRFALDVLYARAKAKMWSKVERLQKLPDLRISDFGTRRRHSFLWQRWCVEALKEGIGEAFTGTSNVLHAMNLDLEALGTNAHELPMVIAALAKTDKELRSAPYRVMQDWNRYYGGNLLVVLPDAFGTDAFLHNAPGWVADWTGFRPDSAPPVEGGEKIIRWWLEHGKKPQEKILIFSDALDVDTIEKTYRHFEGRVKMSFGWGTNLTNDFAGCAPQKNSGLDAISLVCKVTHANGRPAVKLSDNLQKATGEPEEIERYIKFFGNSERIDKPIKV; this comes from the coding sequence ATGGCACGGACTGATATTGCGCGGCGCGTTTATAACCATGCGTGGAAACTGGACCCGATCATCCGCTCTCTGCTGGATACAGACTTTTACAAGCTGTTGATGCTGCAGATGATCTGGGGGCTTTATCGTGATGTGGATGTGACTTTCTCGCTCATCAACCGCAAGAAAACCGTTCGCCTTGCTGATGAAATCGACGAGCAGGAACTGCGCGCCCAGCTTGACCATGCCCGTACCCTGCGTTTTTCCAAGAAAGAAATGATCTGGCTGGCCGGGAACACGTTTTATGGCCGTAAACATATTTTTCAGCCGGAATTTCTTGAATGGCTGCAGGATTTCCAGTTGCCCGACTATGAACTGACGCGCAAGAACGGCCAGTATGAGCTGCATTTCTACGGGCCGTGGATATATACCACCATGTGGGAAATCCCGGCGCTTGCCATTATCAACGAGTTGCGTTCGCGCGCGGCGATGAAAAACATGGGGCGGTTTGCCCTGGACGTGCTTTACGCCCGCGCCAAGGCGAAAATGTGGAGCAAGGTTGAGCGCCTGCAAAAATTGCCGGACTTGCGCATTTCCGACTTCGGCACCCGCCGCCGCCATTCGTTTTTGTGGCAGCGCTGGTGTGTGGAAGCATTGAAAGAAGGCATTGGCGAGGCCTTTACCGGCACCAGCAATGTGCTGCATGCCATGAATCTGGATCTGGAAGCGCTCGGCACCAATGCGCACGAATTGCCGATGGTGATTGCAGCACTGGCCAAAACTGATAAAGAGTTGCGCAGCGCCCCCTATCGCGTCATGCAGGACTGGAACCGCTATTATGGCGGCAATCTGCTGGTTGTACTGCCGGACGCTTTCGGCACGGATGCCTTTTTGCACAATGCCCCCGGCTGGGTGGCGGACTGGACGGGTTTCCGTCCCGACAGCGCCCCGCCAGTTGAAGGCGGTGAAAAGATTATCCGCTGGTGGCTGGAACACGGCAAAAAACCGCAGGAAAAAATCCTGATTTTTTCAGACGCACTGGATGTCGATACGATTGAGAAAACCTATCGCCATTTTGAAGGCCGCGTTAAAATGAGTTTTGGCTGGGGCACCAACCTGACCAATGACTTTGCCGGCTGCGCCCCGCAGAAAAACAGCGGCCTTGATGCAATCTCACTGGTCTGCAAGGTGACACATGCCAATGGCCGGCCGGCGGTGAAACTTTCCGACAATCTGCAAAAAGCCACCGGCGAACCAGAAGAAATTGAACGTTATATAAAGTTTTTTGGCAACAGTGAACGAATTGACAAGCCGATAAAGGTTTAA
- the rbsD gene encoding D-ribose pyranase (bhsal03350): MRHNGLLQAELVGVLAALGHTDSIIIADAGLPVPDGPAKIDLAICPGTPSFIQLCSLAVAEMPVEAVTIAAEMADRNPALYRQLLKALARWSETQGHDIKVQTVSHDILKQQSVKARAVVRSGEFSPFANMIIHAGVAF, from the coding sequence ATGCGGCATAATGGTTTATTACAGGCAGAACTGGTCGGCGTTCTTGCCGCGCTCGGTCATACCGACAGTATTATTATTGCCGATGCCGGTCTGCCTGTCCCTGACGGACCGGCAAAAATTGACCTGGCCATCTGCCCGGGCACACCGTCCTTTATCCAGCTTTGCAGTCTGGCTGTCGCTGAAATGCCGGTGGAGGCCGTGACAATCGCCGCTGAAATGGCTGACAGGAACCCTGCTCTTTACCGGCAATTGCTCAAAGCCCTTGCCCGGTGGAGTGAAACACAGGGGCATGACATAAAGGTACAGACTGTTTCCCATGATATATTAAAGCAGCAAAGCGTAAAGGCCCGCGCTGTTGTGCGCAGCGGTGAATTTTCCCCCTTTGCCAATATGATCATCCATGCCGGTGTTGCTTTTTGA
- a CDS encoding Ribose ABC transport system permease protein RbsC (bhsal03330): protein MSARSPSPLAYGIKSAFMNRALWGLVLLVIAVTIKEPGFIEPANLVNLMRQATPNALLALGMTFVILTGGIDLSVGSVLAMTGAVAASFIGAGYDMFVAVSAALLLGLLLGTVSGLIITYGRIQPFIATLVSMSVLRGATLLYTGGQTINLGFGGSAGSFAFIGTGYIGKLPFPVLLALVCFILGGILLAATRFGRYVYALGGNETISRLAGVPTSRIKITVYALCGATAALASLIELARLGSAQPTAGAGYELDAIAAFVVGGTSLSGGRGTLWGTLIGALMIAVLNNALNIIGVSSYYQQIAKGAVILLAVLVDRRANA from the coding sequence GTGTCCGCCCGTTCCCCTTCCCCTTTGGCTTACGGCATAAAATCCGCTTTCATGAACCGCGCTTTGTGGGGGCTGGTGCTGCTTGTTATCGCCGTCACCATCAAAGAGCCGGGTTTTATTGAACCGGCCAATCTTGTCAATCTCATGCGGCAGGCCACCCCGAATGCGCTGCTGGCGCTGGGCATGACCTTTGTCATTCTCACCGGCGGCATTGACCTGTCGGTCGGTTCTGTTCTTGCCATGACCGGCGCAGTGGCCGCGTCCTTTATCGGCGCCGGTTATGATATGTTTGTCGCCGTCAGTGCCGCCTTGCTGCTCGGCTTGCTGCTTGGCACTGTCAGCGGCCTGATTATCACTTACGGACGTATTCAGCCCTTTATCGCCACCCTCGTCAGCATGTCGGTGCTGCGCGGCGCCACCCTGCTTTATACCGGCGGGCAGACAATCAATCTCGGCTTTGGCGGCAGCGCCGGCAGCTTTGCCTTTATCGGTACCGGTTATATCGGCAAATTACCCTTTCCGGTTCTTCTCGCACTGGTGTGCTTTATTCTTGGCGGGATTTTGCTCGCTGCCACACGATTCGGCCGTTATGTCTATGCACTGGGCGGTAATGAAACCATCTCGCGGCTTGCCGGTGTGCCCACCAGCCGCATTAAAATCACCGTTTATGCGCTGTGCGGCGCAACAGCCGCTCTCGCCAGTCTGATTGAACTGGCGCGTCTCGGCAGCGCCCAGCCGACGGCTGGGGCGGGTTATGAACTTGACGCGATTGCCGCGTTTGTTGTCGGCGGCACCAGCCTGTCCGGCGGACGCGGCACATTGTGGGGCACGCTCATCGGGGCGCTGATGATTGCGGTTTTGAACAACGCCCTTAACATTATCGGCGTTTCATCCTATTATCAGCAGATTGCCAAAGGCGCGGTCATTCTGCTGGCGGTTCTTGTTGATCGCCGCGCCAACGCGTAA
- the atpD gene encoding ATP synthase subunit beta (bhsal03280), with product MVKAATPKKTAPETAKKSVAGKNTGHIKQVIGAVVDVQFDDSLPLILNALETENLGNRMVLEVAQHLGENTVRTIAMDSTEGLVRGQEVIDTGTPISVPVGEATLGRIMNVIGEPVDEIGPIATKTVRAIHQPAPEYVEQSPESEILVTGIKVVDLLAPYAKGGKIGLFGGAGVGKTVLIMELINNVAKAHGGYSVFAGVGERTREGNDLYYEMIESHVNVNPKENGGSAEGSKCALVYGQMNEPPGARARVALSGLTVAEYFRDEGQDVLFFVDNIFRFTQAGSEVSALLGRIPSAVGYQPTLATDMGALQERITTTTKGSITSVQAIYVPADDLTDPAPATSFAHLDATTVLSRSIAEKGIYPAVDPLDSNSRMLDPLIVGEEHYAIAREVQTILQRYKSLQDIIAILGMDELSEEDKNTVARARKIERFLSQPFHVAEVFTGSPGKLVSLEDTIKGFKGLCAGEYDHLPEQAFYMVGSIEEAVEKAKSMMGEAAA from the coding sequence ATGGTAAAAGCAGCGACCCCAAAGAAAACAGCCCCTGAAACGGCAAAAAAATCTGTTGCCGGAAAAAATACCGGGCACATCAAGCAGGTGATCGGCGCTGTCGTTGACGTTCAGTTTGATGACAGCCTGCCGCTCATTCTCAATGCGCTTGAAACCGAGAATCTCGGCAACCGGATGGTTCTGGAAGTGGCGCAGCATCTGGGTGAGAACACCGTGCGCACCATTGCCATGGATTCGACGGAAGGTCTGGTCCGCGGTCAGGAAGTCATTGACACCGGCACACCAATTTCCGTGCCGGTTGGCGAGGCAACCCTTGGCCGTATCATGAATGTGATTGGTGAACCGGTTGACGAAATCGGCCCGATTGCCACAAAGACCGTGCGTGCTATTCACCAGCCGGCGCCGGAATATGTCGAACAGTCGCCGGAGTCGGAAATTCTTGTTACCGGCATCAAGGTGGTGGATCTGCTCGCGCCTTATGCCAAGGGCGGCAAGATCGGCCTGTTTGGCGGTGCCGGTGTGGGTAAAACCGTGCTGATTATGGAACTGATCAACAATGTTGCCAAGGCGCATGGCGGGTATTCGGTTTTTGCCGGTGTGGGTGAGCGTACCCGTGAAGGCAATGACCTTTACTATGAAATGATTGAAAGCCACGTCAATGTTAATCCGAAGGAAAATGGCGGCTCGGCGGAAGGTTCCAAATGCGCGCTGGTTTATGGCCAGATGAACGAGCCTCCGGGCGCGCGTGCCCGCGTCGCCCTGTCCGGCCTGACCGTGGCTGAATATTTCCGTGACGAGGGGCAGGATGTACTGTTCTTTGTCGACAACATCTTCCGCTTCACACAGGCCGGTTCGGAAGTCTCGGCTCTGCTTGGCCGTATTCCGTCTGCCGTGGGCTACCAGCCGACTCTGGCGACCGATATGGGCGCGTTGCAGGAACGTATCACCACAACGACCAAGGGCTCTATCACCTCTGTGCAGGCAATTTACGTGCCGGCGGATGACTTGACAGATCCGGCGCCGGCAACATCCTTTGCCCACCTTGATGCAACAACGGTTCTTTCCCGTTCGATTGCGGAAAAGGGCATCTATCCGGCGGTGGATCCGCTCGATTCCAATTCGCGTATGCTTGACCCGCTGATTGTTGGGGAAGAGCATTATGCAATTGCCCGTGAAGTGCAGACTATTCTGCAGCGCTATAAGTCCTTGCAGGATATTATCGCTATTCTGGGGATGGACGAGCTTTCGGAAGAGGATAAAAACACGGTTGCCCGTGCCCGCAAGATCGAGCGTTTCCTGTCACAGCCGTTCCACGTGGCGGAAGTGTTTACCGGTTCGCCCGGCAAGCTTGTATCGCTTGAAGATACAATCAAGGGCTTCAAGGGGCTGTGCGCCGGTGAATATGACCACCTGCCGGAACAGGCTTTCTACATGGTCGGCTCAATTGAAGAGGCCGTGGAAAAAGCGAAAAGCATGATGGGTGAGGCAGCGGCCTGA
- the atpC gene encoding ATP synthase epsilon chain (bhsal03290), translating to MAKTFLFELVSPEKILFSAEVESVILPGSEGYLTVMANHAPLITGIIPGIVRIAKSSDLNWAGEGNGAAFVVFDGFADITPQKCSLLATSIVPLEEFSPEDLERRIAQVQEAFNNAETDEQRNQLEDLLHQLTTVRGVYTAA from the coding sequence ATGGCCAAGACTTTCCTGTTTGAGCTTGTTTCGCCGGAAAAAATACTGTTTTCGGCAGAAGTGGAGTCTGTCATTCTGCCGGGCAGTGAAGGCTATTTGACTGTCATGGCCAATCATGCGCCGCTGATAACGGGGATTATCCCGGGTATTGTGCGTATTGCCAAAAGCAGTGACCTGAACTGGGCAGGTGAAGGAAATGGTGCTGCTTTTGTTGTTTTTGACGGTTTTGCTGATATTACGCCACAGAAATGTTCGCTGCTGGCGACTTCTATTGTACCACTGGAAGAGTTTAGCCCGGAAGACCTGGAACGGCGTATTGCGCAGGTGCAGGAAGCCTTTAACAATGCTGAAACAGATGAACAGCGTAACCAGCTGGAAGATTTATTGCATCAGCTGACCACCGTGCGTGGTGTTTATACCGCTGCTTGA